GGGGCCGGCATCGATATCGGGGCCGGCAGCGATCCCGTGTCGCTCTATGCCGAACAGTTCCCGCTGATGACGGCGTTGCGCGTGTGGGACATGCCGGACGGCGATGCGCAAAAACTCGCTACCGTTGCGAACGAAAGCCTCGACTTCGTGCACTCGAGCCATTGCCTCGAACACATGGTCGATCCGACGGCGGCGTTGGCCCGCTGGTTCGAGGTCGTGAAGCCGGGCGGTCATCTCGTGATCTTGATCCCGGACGAAGATCTCTACGAGCAGGGCATTTGGCCGTCGAACAAGAACAACGACCATAAATGGACTTTTGCAATCTACAAAAGGCGCTCCTGGAGCCCGAAATCGATCAACGTAATCGAGATGGTGGCGAAGCTCCCGGAGGCGGCCGAAATCGTCAAGATCGAAAAGCTCGATGCGTCTTACCGCTACAATCTGCCCCCGCTCGACCAGACGCTCACGCCCGTCGGCGAATGCGCCATCGAAATAGTGATCCGCAAACGCCTGCCGGCCGAGATTGGTGCGGGCGGAAGATTGCCGCGCAAAGGGACTTTGTCACGCGCCGAGATCCATGCGCTGACCGGCCTCAATCTTGGGCCTACCCCAGCGCCGGCACCGGCCCCCAAGGCTGCCGCCAAGAAGACCGAAATCGATCCGCGCTTGGCCAAGGCCGTGGCATTGCATCAAGCGCGCGATTTTGCGGCGGCCGAAAAAATCTATCGCGCGATCCTCGCCGACGATGCCGCCAATTTCGATGCGCTGCATCTGCTCGGCGTTGCCCATCGCCAGCGCGGCGATTCCGGCGCGGCCGTCGATTTCATCGGCAAAGCGCTGGCGCTCGAGCCGAACAGCGGCTCGGCCTACGGCAACTACGCCAATGCGCTGCGCGATCTCGGCCGCCTCGAAGAAGCGCTGCAGGCTTGCGCCAAGGCGGCCGCGTTGCAGCCGCAAAACGCCGAACCGCTATTCCAGCGCGGCAATCTGCTCCGCGATCTGCAGCGGCCCCAGGAAGCGCTCGCCGCCTACGACGCGGCCCTGGCACTTGACCCGCGTTATGCCGAAGCGCTGAACGGGCGTGCGAGCACGCTCTATGCGCTCGGGCGCTTGGGCGATGCGCTCGCCTGCTACGACGCGGCCTTGCAGCTGCGCCCGACTTATGTGGAGGCGCTGAGCAACCAAGCCGTGGTGCTGCGCGCCCTCGGCCGCAATGCGGAAGCGCTCGCCGCCTACGACAAGGCGCTTGCGCTCCGCCCCGATTTCCACGAGGCCGCGATCAATCGCGGCGTGGCGCTGTCGGCACTCGGGCGTTTCGAAGAAGCGCTTGCAAGCTGCGAAGCCGTGCTCGCGACCGCACCTGCGCATGCGCTGGCGCTAAACGGGGCTGGCAGTGCTTTGTTTGCGCTCGAGCGGCTCGAGGAAGCGCGGGCGCGCTATCAGGCGGCACTTGCCGCACGCCCCGACTTTGCCGACGCGCACAACAATCTCGGCACGATCGA
Above is a genomic segment from Magnetospirillum sp. containing:
- a CDS encoding tetratricopeptide repeat protein is translated as MKEASKSVVRRLTDVRFATRFFVGAGIDIGAGSDPVSLYAEQFPLMTALRVWDMPDGDAQKLATVANESLDFVHSSHCLEHMVDPTAALARWFEVVKPGGHLVILIPDEDLYEQGIWPSNKNNDHKWTFAIYKRRSWSPKSINVIEMVAKLPEAAEIVKIEKLDASYRYNLPPLDQTLTPVGECAIEIVIRKRLPAEIGAGGRLPRKGTLSRAEIHALTGLNLGPTPAPAPAPKAAAKKTEIDPRLAKAVALHQARDFAAAEKIYRAILADDAANFDALHLLGVAHRQRGDSGAAVDFIGKALALEPNSGSAYGNYANALRDLGRLEEALQACAKAAALQPQNAEPLFQRGNLLRDLQRPQEALAAYDAALALDPRYAEALNGRASTLYALGRLGDALACYDAALQLRPTYVEALSNQAVVLRALGRNAEALAAYDKALALRPDFHEAAINRGVALSALGRFEEALASCEAVLATAPAHALALNGAGSALFALERLEEARARYQAALAARPDFADAHNNLGTIERALGNRDAAFACFTRAIELRPAYAEAYYNRGILALDGLDTDAAMRDFDASIAREPAHMAANRAKAMLQLLLGDFAKGWQQYETRWADPAIAASIRSYGVPRWAGSADIKGKRLLLYAEQGFGDTIQFARYATLAAARGAHVILEVQPALKRLCEGLPGVAQLVARGEKLPAIDLECPLLSAPLAFATDLATIPRAPAPFRVDAAAAAAFERRLGKRGKTRVGFVASGSTTHKNDKNRSIPMREFSTFAAPGRQLVCLQKDLRDADRGALAALTHVPFLGQDLADFAATAALVSTLDAVVTVDTSVAHLAASLGKPTFVLLPFNPDWRWLLGRSDTPWYPSMRLFRQKAIDAWEPALAEAAAALNELNAQQQAVAI